The Actinomycetota bacterium genome includes a region encoding these proteins:
- a CDS encoding DUF362 domain-containing protein, with product MSTPRRSPRRSTGSLLAGITYPLFSFLCLLWLVIRSGRKPSRLRYPCQQAAMVHSGWLLALGGAWCAASFRRTLNCRARAVPLLLLFLAVLPLSLGGQAPARAVASLPDVAEARVRAASLLPATWQAADPSTAHDIFVVNHVPRPVPGSSHHPGVDALVHYMGEGGLFLYRSDRYGNGAGPGGLIARDDVVLIKVNAAFDQRGMTNTDVVKGLIAAVLEHPDGFTGEVVVVENCEGGPDYDQVRNNAEDTRQSFRAVVDSFGDPSRVSASSWWSFTDNLVGEFDVGDFRQGYVNLGNNVSYPKFITGRGTCVSLRHGIWTGSGYDKSRMKLINVPVLKSHNATGVTACLKNFMGVPSIHMTTNVHHDLIFNGFMGRMMNEVIYPCLNILDAIWVSPSHPDGPAGPYSKAVRTDILLAGTDPVALDWYAAKHVLLPVSGYGRHDPDTPFGENTNPYHDGTRNTGYPYNALRIMLESTARVLAAGGHDVTLDPTRITVHLRDMRWLADWSGGHCVLGTGEARCDWYFAEGTTREGFEEWLCLQNPQGEAVAADLTFYGAQGEVTPHRIWLPPHSRTTVNVNHLLGPGRDLSVHVHTSLPTVAERPMYFLYRGSWSGGHCVLGTGEARCDWYFAEGTTREGFEEWLCLQNPQGEAVAADLTFYGAQGEVTPHRIWLPPHSRTTVNVNHLLGPGRDLSVHVHTSLPTVAERPMYFRLPR from the coding sequence ATGAGCACGCCCCGGAGGTCGCCGCGGAGATCCACCGGAAGCTTACTGGCAGGGATCACCTACCCGCTCTTCTCCTTCCTCTGCCTCCTGTGGCTTGTCATCAGGAGCGGGCGCAAGCCCTCGCGCCTGCGTTACCCGTGCCAGCAGGCGGCCATGGTCCATTCGGGATGGTTGCTCGCGCTGGGAGGGGCCTGGTGCGCGGCGTCCTTCAGGCGGACGCTGAATTGCAGGGCGCGGGCGGTGCCACTGCTGCTGCTCTTCCTGGCCGTGCTGCCGCTCTCGCTGGGCGGACAGGCGCCGGCGAGAGCAGTGGCCTCTCTCCCGGACGTCGCCGAGGCGCGGGTGCGTGCCGCCTCCCTCCTCCCCGCGACCTGGCAGGCGGCGGATCCCTCCACGGCGCACGACATCTTCGTGGTCAACCACGTCCCGCGGCCCGTGCCGGGGAGCTCTCACCATCCGGGCGTGGACGCCCTGGTGCATTACATGGGCGAGGGCGGGCTTTTCCTCTACCGCAGCGACAGGTACGGGAACGGCGCGGGGCCGGGCGGGCTCATCGCCCGCGACGACGTGGTGCTCATCAAGGTCAACGCGGCCTTTGACCAGAGGGGGATGACCAATACCGACGTGGTGAAGGGGTTGATCGCCGCCGTCCTGGAGCATCCGGACGGCTTCACCGGCGAGGTGGTGGTGGTGGAGAACTGCGAGGGGGGGCCGGATTACGACCAGGTCAGGAACAATGCCGAGGACACCCGCCAGTCCTTCCGGGCGGTGGTGGATTCCTTCGGGGACCCCTCCCGCGTCTCCGCCTCGAGCTGGTGGTCCTTCACCGACAACCTGGTGGGAGAGTTCGACGTAGGCGACTTCCGGCAGGGCTACGTGAACCTGGGCAACAACGTCTCCTACCCCAAGTTCATCACCGGGAGGGGCACCTGCGTCTCCCTGCGTCACGGCATCTGGACCGGGAGCGGCTACGACAAGAGCAGGATGAAGCTCATCAACGTTCCCGTCCTGAAGTCGCACAACGCGACGGGGGTCACCGCCTGCCTGAAGAACTTCATGGGCGTGCCCAGCATCCACATGACCACCAACGTCCATCACGACCTCATCTTCAACGGTTTCATGGGAAGGATGATGAACGAGGTCATCTATCCCTGCCTGAACATACTGGACGCCATCTGGGTGAGCCCCTCCCATCCCGACGGCCCGGCGGGCCCCTACTCCAAGGCGGTGCGCACCGACATCCTGCTGGCGGGGACGGACCCCGTGGCCCTGGACTGGTACGCCGCCAAGCACGTCCTCCTCCCGGTGAGCGGCTACGGGAGGCATGATCCGGATACCCCCTTCGGTGAGAATACCAATCCTTACCATGACGGCACGCGCAACACCGGCTATCCCTACAACGCCCTGCGCATCATGCTCGAGTCCACGGCGAGAGTGCTCGCCGCCGGGGGGCATGACGTAACCCTGGATCCGACGCGCATTACGGTGCACCTTCGCGACATGAGGTGGCTGGCGGACTGGTCCGGCGGCCACTGCGTGCTGGGCACGGGGGAGGCCCGCTGCGACTGGTACTTCGCCGAGGGCACCACGCGGGAGGGCTTCGAGGAATGGCTGTGCCTGCAGAACCCGCAGGGGGAGGCGGTGGCGGCCGACCTCACCTTCTACGGAGCGCAGGGGGAGGTCACCCCCCACCGCATCTGGCTTCCGCCCCACTCCCGCACCACGGTGAACGTCAACCACCTCCTGGGACCGGGAAGGGACCTCTCGGTGCACGTGCACACCTCCCTGCCCACGGTGGCGGAGCGCCCCATGTACTTCCTCTACCGCGGCTCCTGGTCCGGCGGCCACTGCGTGCTGGGCACGGGGGAGGCCCGCTGCGACTGGTACTTCGCCGAGGGCACCACGCGGGAGGGCTTCGAGGAATGGCTGTGCCTGCAGAACCCGCAGGGGGAGGCGGTGGCGGCCGACCTCACCTTCTACGGAGCGCAGGGGGAGGTCACCCCCCACCGCATCTGGCTTCCGCCCCACTCCCGCACCACGGTGAACGTCAACCACCTCCTGGGACCGGGAAGGGACCTCTCGGTGCACGTGCACACCTCCCTGCCCACGGTGGCGGAGCGCCCCATGTACTTCCGCCTCCCCCGCTGA
- a CDS encoding HEAT repeat domain-containing protein: MGVILFYLLLLIVIALAATAFYLLVRIIGIYRRARRLETMRNYETILYAALPKLSPEEAMRSLLPEPDEVALEEVLLRMGDEAEGEWKEKVIQVYRTRGYAEKRLRQLRSRSKSRRSQAARRLGRIGDPEAVAPLKELLTDPREEVREAALFALGRMGTLPALKAMCEVLGASDRWAWEKVAEAMEEMGDECHLVLCELLRDENAACRAFAAEVAGTVGGNEEASLLEEALRDPEVDVRARAASSLGRLRHHVSRPALREALRDEAWEVRCQAAKALGLLGNGEDATALAAALRDASWWVRQNAAAALQELGEAGERALQEALWDGDRFARETAAQALEEAGLVEMAATEMREGNLDLDRGRAVRRMAEMGRVGCIADFILRSRERSVVAGFLSLLEGVEHPLLDTVRKKVAGFAASQGNGDGAGKGERGEGQPEEPGREEAGREGARGDQPGREETGGKVP; encoded by the coding sequence ATGGGAGTGATACTCTTTTACCTCCTGCTCCTCATCGTCATCGCCCTGGCGGCCACCGCTTTCTACCTCCTGGTGCGCATCATCGGCATCTACAGGAGGGCGCGCAGGCTCGAGACCATGCGCAACTACGAGACCATCCTCTATGCCGCCCTGCCCAAGCTGAGCCCCGAGGAAGCCATGCGCTCGCTGCTGCCGGAGCCGGACGAGGTAGCCCTCGAGGAGGTTCTCCTGAGAATGGGTGACGAGGCGGAAGGGGAATGGAAGGAAAAGGTGATACAGGTCTACCGCACCAGGGGATACGCGGAGAAGAGATTGCGCCAGCTCCGCTCCCGCTCGAAGTCCCGGAGGTCGCAGGCCGCCCGCCGCCTGGGAAGGATAGGGGACCCCGAGGCCGTCGCCCCCCTCAAGGAACTGCTCACCGACCCCAGGGAGGAGGTGAGGGAGGCGGCCCTCTTCGCGCTGGGCAGGATGGGGACGCTGCCCGCCCTCAAGGCCATGTGCGAGGTGCTGGGCGCGAGCGACCGCTGGGCGTGGGAGAAGGTGGCCGAGGCAATGGAGGAGATGGGTGACGAATGCCACCTGGTCCTTTGCGAGCTGCTGCGGGACGAGAACGCGGCGTGCCGTGCTTTCGCCGCCGAGGTGGCGGGCACGGTGGGAGGGAACGAGGAGGCGTCGCTGCTGGAGGAAGCGTTGCGCGATCCCGAGGTCGACGTGCGTGCCCGTGCCGCCTCCTCCCTGGGCAGGCTGAGGCATCACGTGTCTCGCCCCGCGCTGCGGGAAGCCCTGCGGGACGAGGCCTGGGAGGTGCGCTGCCAGGCTGCGAAGGCGCTGGGCCTTTTAGGGAACGGGGAGGACGCGACGGCGCTGGCCGCGGCCCTGCGCGACGCTTCCTGGTGGGTGAGGCAGAACGCCGCCGCGGCCCTGCAGGAGTTGGGTGAGGCGGGTGAACGTGCGCTGCAGGAAGCCCTGTGGGATGGGGACAGGTTCGCGCGCGAAACCGCCGCGCAGGCCCTGGAAGAAGCCGGGCTGGTGGAGATGGCGGCCACGGAGATGAGGGAAGGAAACCTCGATCTCGACAGGGGACGGGCCGTGCGGCGCATGGCGGAGATGGGGCGGGTGGGCTGCATCGCGGATTTCATCCTCCGTTCCCGGGAGAGGTCCGTGGTGGCGGGGTTCCTTTCCCTTCTCGAGGGCGTCGAGCATCCCCTGCTGGATACGGTGAGGAAGAAGGTCGCGGGTTTCGCCGCCTCGCAGGGGAACGGTGACGGCGCGGGAAAGGGCGAGCGAGGAGAGGGTCAGCCCGAGGAACCGGGCCGTGAGGAAGCGGGTCGAGAGGGTGCGAGAGGCGACCAGCCGGGCCGGGAGGAGACGGGCGGGAAGGTTCCGTAG
- a CDS encoding amidohydrolase, giving the protein MQTSEQSGRGGGMIIDAHTHLFPDRARLRPSSLPEDEVAFRLMFASGGQRMVSPGEMLEEMDAAGVRAAVICPFPWTTPACCAENNDHVLAAARSHPGRFIPFAVVNPARGNEALAEARRCLEAGARGLGELHAQPQGFDPLDESLLAPLVRLAMEYDVPLLIHVNEPVGHVYPGKGPVTPEVIYRFVLTFPEVKLLLPHWGGGLPFYEMMPEVAEACRNVWYDTAASPFLYHPRIFRLASAAAGGHKVLFGTDYPLLPYPRTLADAAEGLGDDPAREAVMGGNAARLFALEP; this is encoded by the coding sequence ATGCAGACATCAGAGCAGTCGGGAAGGGGAGGCGGGATGATCATCGACGCGCACACGCACCTGTTCCCCGACCGCGCCCGGCTGCGTCCCTCTTCACTCCCGGAGGATGAGGTCGCCTTCCGGCTCATGTTCGCGAGCGGCGGGCAGCGCATGGTCTCTCCAGGGGAGATGCTGGAGGAGATGGACGCGGCAGGGGTGCGCGCGGCGGTGATCTGCCCCTTTCCCTGGACCACCCCCGCCTGCTGCGCGGAGAACAACGACCACGTGCTGGCGGCGGCCCGCTCCCACCCCGGACGCTTCATCCCCTTCGCGGTGGTTAACCCCGCGCGCGGAAACGAGGCCCTGGCCGAGGCCAGGCGCTGCCTGGAGGCGGGGGCGCGCGGCCTTGGCGAGCTGCACGCCCAGCCCCAGGGATTCGACCCCCTCGACGAGTCCCTGCTTGCTCCCCTGGTGAGGCTGGCCATGGAATACGACGTCCCCCTGCTCATCCACGTGAACGAGCCGGTAGGCCACGTCTATCCCGGCAAGGGCCCCGTGACCCCGGAGGTGATCTACCGCTTCGTGCTCACCTTCCCGGAGGTGAAGCTCCTGCTGCCGCACTGGGGCGGCGGCCTCCCCTTCTACGAGATGATGCCGGAGGTGGCGGAGGCCTGCCGCAACGTGTGGTACGACACCGCCGCCTCCCCCTTCCTTTACCATCCCCGCATCTTCCGCCTGGCCTCCGCGGCGGCGGGGGGCCACAAGGTCCTCTTCGGGACGGATTACCCGCTGCTCCCTTACCCGCGCACCCTCGCGGACGCCGCGGAGGGGCTGGGTGACGATCCCGCGCGCGAGGCGGTCATGGGCGGCAACGCAGCGCGCCTCTTCGCCCTGGAGCCCTGA
- a CDS encoding DUF3048 domain-containing protein has protein sequence MYALNSAHRRLRARKRPRPSLPAYILVPVLVLAMVITVVGCSAAKPAQDDQPVPEPEKPAVNPLTGEVVSSWEVVMRRPLAVKVENDPKARPQSGIVDADLVFEELVEGGVTRFICIFLSRDPQVIGPTRSARPSDIDIVSFLDPLLICSGGAPQVMSLVRASGLKYIEEDGSHFWRDRSRRAPHNLYTSSELLRRFLAESGDDYHELPESGLVFAEPAAKEEGATGEDPAGGEGGAEGGSVMVSPATTIEIPYKAPACVASYQYDAASDTYLHSISGSPHTDLTTGRRVAPRNVIVQFVTTSGSGIRDVTGSETPNMQVIGSGKCLVFCGGEVHHGTWKKANRSSPTLFLDEKGNLIPLRPGQTWIHLVTESIGANYK, from the coding sequence ATGTACGCGTTGAACTCGGCACACCGCAGGCTGCGGGCGCGCAAACGGCCGCGCCCATCGCTGCCGGCATACATCCTCGTCCCGGTCCTCGTCCTGGCGATGGTCATCACCGTGGTGGGGTGCTCGGCGGCGAAGCCCGCGCAGGACGACCAACCTGTTCCCGAGCCGGAAAAGCCCGCCGTCAACCCGCTCACCGGCGAGGTGGTGTCATCGTGGGAGGTGGTGATGAGGCGGCCGCTGGCGGTGAAGGTGGAGAACGACCCCAAGGCCAGGCCGCAGAGCGGCATCGTGGACGCCGACCTGGTCTTCGAGGAACTGGTGGAGGGCGGTGTCACCCGCTTCATCTGCATCTTCCTCTCCAGGGACCCGCAGGTCATCGGGCCCACCAGGAGCGCCAGGCCTTCGGACATCGACATCGTCTCCTTCCTCGACCCCCTGCTCATCTGCAGCGGGGGAGCTCCGCAGGTGATGTCCTTGGTCAGGGCCTCGGGGCTGAAGTACATCGAGGAGGACGGCTCCCATTTCTGGCGGGACCGCTCCCGCCGGGCGCCCCATAACCTCTATACCAGCAGCGAGCTGCTGCGGCGCTTCCTCGCGGAAAGCGGGGACGATTACCACGAGCTTCCGGAAAGCGGGCTGGTCTTCGCGGAGCCGGCGGCGAAAGAGGAGGGCGCCACAGGGGAAGATCCCGCCGGCGGGGAGGGCGGCGCGGAAGGAGGGAGCGTCATGGTCTCCCCCGCCACCACCATCGAGATACCCTACAAGGCCCCGGCCTGTGTCGCCTCCTACCAGTACGATGCGGCGAGCGACACCTACCTGCACTCCATCAGCGGTTCCCCGCACACGGACCTCACCACCGGAAGGAGGGTGGCCCCGCGTAACGTCATAGTGCAGTTCGTGACCACGAGCGGCAGCGGCATCCGCGACGTCACTGGCTCCGAAACCCCAAACATGCAGGTCATCGGGAGCGGGAAATGCCTGGTCTTCTGCGGAGGAGAGGTGCACCACGGCACCTGGAAGAAGGCCAACCGGTCGTCCCCCACCCTCTTCCTTGACGAGAAGGGGAACCTCATCCCCCTGCGACCGGGACAGACCTGGATCCACCTGGTGACGGAGTCCATAGGCGCGAACTACAAGTGA
- a CDS encoding carbon-nitrogen hydrolase family protein gives MKVAAVQMKARLADVEHNLERAAALVDEAFARGCEMVILPEFFTSGVAFHPDMLRAALPFEGPALEMLRGAARRHGGYVGGSFIASRGGDNYNAFVLAFPDGGYAVHEKDQPTMWENCYYLGGKDDGILETPLGPVGVALCWELVRTRTVRRLRDRVDLLVGGSCWWTVPDRAIPLPGKKSAHRRNLEIMRETPVRMARMLGVPVVHAAHAGDFVARMPLLPGLPYRSFYLGETMVVDATGEVLAGLSREEGEGIAVAEVQPGRLAPVEDPPDGFWIPRLPWLIRLAWSYQNLHGVWYYRRCRRSGRLRIP, from the coding sequence ATGAAGGTTGCCGCAGTGCAGATGAAGGCGCGCCTGGCCGACGTGGAGCACAACCTGGAGCGTGCCGCCGCGCTGGTGGACGAGGCATTCGCGCGGGGATGCGAGATGGTCATCCTCCCGGAGTTCTTCACCAGCGGGGTGGCCTTCCATCCCGACATGCTACGCGCCGCCCTTCCCTTCGAGGGACCGGCGCTGGAGATGCTGCGGGGCGCTGCACGGCGGCACGGCGGTTACGTGGGAGGCTCCTTCATCGCCTCGCGGGGCGGCGATAATTACAACGCTTTCGTGCTCGCCTTCCCTGACGGCGGCTACGCCGTGCACGAGAAGGACCAGCCTACCATGTGGGAAAACTGCTACTACCTCGGCGGAAAGGACGACGGTATCCTGGAGACCCCGCTGGGGCCGGTGGGGGTCGCCTTGTGCTGGGAGCTGGTGCGCACGCGCACGGTGCGCAGGCTGAGGGACAGGGTGGACCTCCTGGTGGGGGGCTCCTGCTGGTGGACGGTGCCGGACCGCGCCATACCCCTTCCCGGCAAGAAGAGCGCCCACCGCCGCAACCTGGAAATCATGCGCGAGACGCCGGTGCGCATGGCGCGCATGCTGGGGGTGCCGGTGGTACACGCGGCGCATGCCGGGGATTTCGTCGCGCGCATGCCGCTCTTACCCGGCCTGCCCTACCGCTCCTTTTACCTTGGCGAGACCATGGTGGTGGACGCGACCGGCGAGGTGCTGGCGGGGTTGTCGCGGGAGGAGGGGGAGGGCATCGCCGTGGCCGAGGTGCAGCCCGGGCGCCTGGCTCCCGTCGAAGATCCTCCGGACGGCTTCTGGATCCCGCGCCTGCCCTGGTTGATACGCCTCGCCTGGTCCTACCAGAACCTGCACGGAGTGTGGTACTACCGTCGCTGCAGGCGCTCCGGCAGGCTGCGCATACCCTGA
- a CDS encoding HAD-IA family hydrolase: MIRAVFFDAGNTLLLPHPSVEEVCAEVLAGHGYHPPLEAVRKGLERAERYYEERYWADDTFWASEEEAAAMWSEMYALAVEEVGVASPPALGRELYDEFGKGERWALYPDVIPAMERLREMGMHMGIISNWDVRLPGLCHHLGLSRYLEFVISSANLGRIKPEASIFQAALDRLGLRPREAVHVGDHYYADVLGARAAGIHPVLLDRWGLADKPDCAVITSLEELPDLLLSGGFA, encoded by the coding sequence GTGATCAGGGCGGTGTTCTTCGACGCCGGGAACACGTTGCTCCTGCCGCATCCCTCCGTGGAGGAGGTGTGCGCGGAGGTCCTCGCCGGGCACGGTTACCACCCGCCCCTCGAGGCGGTGAGGAAGGGCCTGGAGAGGGCGGAGCGCTACTACGAGGAGCGCTACTGGGCCGACGACACCTTCTGGGCGTCGGAGGAAGAGGCGGCGGCCATGTGGAGCGAGATGTACGCCCTGGCGGTGGAGGAGGTGGGCGTAGCCTCGCCTCCCGCCCTGGGAAGGGAGCTCTACGACGAGTTCGGCAAGGGGGAGCGCTGGGCCCTCTACCCCGATGTCATCCCCGCCATGGAAAGGCTGCGGGAGATGGGCATGCATATGGGAATAATTTCCAATTGGGACGTGCGCCTCCCGGGCCTCTGCCACCACCTGGGCCTCAGCCGCTACCTGGAGTTCGTCATCAGCTCCGCCAACCTGGGGCGCATCAAGCCCGAGGCCTCCATCTTCCAGGCAGCACTGGACCGCCTCGGGTTGCGGCCGCGGGAGGCGGTGCACGTGGGCGACCACTATTACGCGGACGTGCTCGGGGCGCGCGCGGCGGGCATCCACCCCGTGCTCCTCGACCGCTGGGGTCTGGCCGACAAGCCGGACTGCGCGGTGATAACGAGCCTCGAGGAGCTGCCGGATCTCCTGCTCTCTGGCGGCTTCGCGTGA
- a CDS encoding Mur ligase family protein — MKLRLAAAVAAGKATTWISRRLGMGAGSNFPGRVMLRLDPHAPEEMASRLPRGCVLVSGTNGKTTTSNLLAAMLREGGMRPVHNRVGANLITGITAALAQASDLAGNPRGDIGLFEVDEATLPAAVARLRPRLVIITNLFRDQLDRYGELETLARKMDGALGALAPDAAVLLNADDPLVASLGRESRASLHYYGIECEEVTETSLRHAADSKHCRTCGTALTFSAHYFAHMGKYRCPRCGSTRPQASFTALRVRPRGSAGSEVLLSTPQWEVDLHLGLPGLYNVHNLLAAAGGACLLGLGREEVEKGVAGYATAFGRGERIPVDGRELFLVLSKNPTGFNEVIRTLKGEGTGLVVLAALNDRIADGRDVSWIWDVDFEELAPLPRCLVATGTRAHDMALRMKYAGLDPSRLEVRGDLKEALRTALGRAREGETVYALTTYTATLDLRRLLSRMGAAPALWEGR, encoded by the coding sequence ATGAAACTGCGACTTGCGGCCGCGGTGGCGGCGGGAAAGGCGACCACCTGGATCTCGCGTCGCCTGGGAATGGGGGCGGGCTCCAACTTCCCGGGCCGGGTCATGCTGCGCCTGGACCCGCATGCCCCCGAGGAGATGGCCTCCCGCCTTCCCCGCGGGTGCGTGCTGGTCAGCGGCACCAACGGCAAGACCACCACCTCCAACCTCCTTGCGGCCATGCTGCGCGAGGGCGGGATGCGCCCCGTGCACAACCGCGTGGGAGCCAACCTCATCACCGGCATCACCGCCGCCCTGGCCCAGGCCTCGGACCTGGCGGGGAACCCGCGCGGGGACATCGGCCTCTTCGAGGTGGACGAGGCCACCCTCCCCGCCGCCGTCGCCCGCCTGCGCCCTCGCCTGGTAATAATCACCAACCTGTTCCGCGACCAGCTGGACCGCTACGGCGAGCTGGAGACGCTGGCGCGCAAGATGGACGGCGCCCTGGGTGCGCTCGCCCCCGACGCCGCCGTCCTCCTCAACGCCGACGATCCCCTGGTGGCCTCGCTGGGAAGGGAAAGCCGCGCTTCCCTGCATTACTACGGCATAGAATGCGAGGAGGTCACCGAGACCTCCTTGCGCCACGCCGCCGATTCCAAGCACTGCCGCACCTGCGGGACGGCGCTGACCTTCTCGGCGCATTACTTCGCTCACATGGGAAAATATCGCTGCCCGCGCTGCGGCTCCACGCGCCCCCAGGCGAGCTTCACCGCCTTGCGCGTGAGGCCGCGGGGAAGTGCGGGAAGCGAGGTCCTGCTCTCCACGCCGCAATGGGAGGTGGACCTGCACCTCGGCCTCCCCGGCCTCTATAACGTGCACAACCTGCTGGCCGCCGCGGGAGGGGCCTGCCTCCTCGGCCTGGGCCGGGAAGAGGTGGAAAAGGGGGTCGCGGGCTACGCCACCGCCTTCGGCAGGGGGGAGCGCATCCCCGTTGACGGGCGCGAGCTCTTCCTGGTGCTCTCCAAGAACCCCACGGGGTTCAACGAGGTCATCCGCACCCTCAAGGGGGAGGGAACGGGGCTGGTGGTGCTGGCGGCCCTGAACGACCGCATAGCCGACGGGCGCGACGTCTCCTGGATATGGGACGTGGACTTCGAGGAGCTGGCACCCCTGCCCCGCTGCCTGGTAGCCACGGGGACCCGCGCTCACGACATGGCCCTGCGCATGAAGTACGCCGGGCTGGATCCCTCCCGCCTCGAAGTGCGCGGCGACCTCAAGGAGGCCCTGCGAACCGCCCTGGGAAGGGCGCGGGAAGGGGAGACCGTGTACGCCCTCACCACCTACACCGCCACCCTGGACCTGCGCCGCCTCCTCTCCCGCATGGGGGCGGCTCCCGCGCTCTGGGAGGGGAGGTGA
- a CDS encoding glutamine amidotransferase: MNIYGDRGNVIALVRRCAWRGIEVTVTALSLGDPLDPERYDLFFIGGGQDREQMLVCEDLSAEKGAALRQAVEGGAALLSICGGYQLLGKSFLTWTGEYLPGISLFDAETVGGDTRFIGNVAVHCELSGAEGELVGFENHSGRTRLGPGCQPLGKVIRGHGNNGEDGTEGCVYRNAIGTYLHGSLLPKNPRLADWLLLHALRRRHGLEALPPLDDALEEAAHRAALDLVRRERSTAGGSWKIRSPWRKGKS, from the coding sequence ATGAACATATACGGCGACCGGGGCAACGTCATCGCCCTGGTACGGCGCTGCGCGTGGCGGGGCATCGAGGTCACGGTTACCGCCCTGAGCCTGGGCGATCCCCTCGATCCCGAGCGTTACGACCTCTTCTTTATCGGCGGCGGCCAGGACCGCGAGCAGATGCTGGTCTGCGAGGACCTTTCCGCCGAGAAGGGCGCGGCCCTGCGGCAGGCGGTTGAGGGCGGCGCCGCCCTGCTCTCCATCTGCGGCGGCTACCAGTTGCTGGGGAAGAGTTTCCTCACCTGGACGGGAGAGTACCTGCCCGGCATCTCGCTCTTCGACGCGGAGACGGTGGGAGGCGACACCCGTTTCATCGGCAACGTGGCCGTGCATTGCGAGCTCTCGGGGGCCGAGGGAGAGCTGGTGGGGTTCGAGAACCATTCCGGGCGTACCCGCCTGGGTCCGGGATGCCAGCCGCTGGGCAAGGTCATCCGCGGTCACGGCAACAACGGCGAGGACGGGACGGAGGGCTGCGTTTACCGCAACGCCATCGGCACCTACCTGCACGGCTCCCTTCTCCCCAAGAACCCCCGCCTGGCGGACTGGCTCCTCCTGCACGCCCTGCGGAGGCGGCACGGGCTGGAGGCGCTGCCGCCCCTCGACGACGCCCTGGAGGAGGCCGCCCACCGCGCCGCCCTCGACCTGGTGCGCCGGGAGAGGAGCACGGCCGGCGGGTCCTGGAAGATACGGTCACCATGGCGGAAAGGGAAGTCCTGA
- a CDS encoding NAD(P)/FAD-dependent oxidoreductase, giving the protein MRYLIIGNGGAGVRAAQVIRERDPEGDITLVDREPYPCYYRMRLPDYISGWRKRDFVFLVSKDFYREKRIRFMAEESVTALRPDRHEAVLSSGEALPYDRLLIASGARPRELAVPGADLDGVVYLRTLEQAEDIIRRGREARCAVALGGGLLGVELARSFNEMGLETHYLIREDRFWPQMLDAAGSALVERVLAEKGIVLHKEEGIEEVRGKDGLVRGVLTTSGGELEADMVGVAIGVVSNLEFLEGSGVESDRGVIVDDRLRSSLPDIYAAGDVAQALDVASGEHRVVTSWLNAQRQGEVAGTNMSGGDAALEGVVPYNVIVIYKLPVACIGLDLPPDEEGYEILTGDYPRDGKYRKLVLRDGVLVGATFIGDIGEARSAEELIRKRADLSPWRDRLFREDFNLRQIA; this is encoded by the coding sequence ATGCGTTACCTGATCATCGGCAACGGGGGGGCGGGAGTACGCGCCGCCCAGGTCATCCGCGAGCGCGATCCCGAGGGCGACATCACCTTGGTGGACAGGGAGCCCTATCCCTGCTACTACCGCATGCGCCTGCCGGATTACATCAGCGGGTGGAGAAAACGCGACTTCGTCTTCCTGGTCTCGAAGGACTTCTACCGCGAGAAGCGCATCCGTTTCATGGCTGAGGAGAGCGTGACCGCGCTGCGGCCCGATCGGCACGAGGCGGTCCTCTCTTCCGGCGAGGCTCTGCCCTACGACCGGCTGCTCATAGCCTCCGGGGCCCGCCCGCGGGAGCTCGCCGTACCGGGCGCCGATCTCGACGGCGTGGTTTACCTGCGCACCCTCGAGCAGGCGGAGGACATCATCCGCCGCGGCCGGGAGGCCCGGTGCGCCGTGGCCCTGGGGGGCGGGCTGCTGGGAGTGGAGCTGGCACGGTCCTTCAACGAGATGGGGCTGGAGACCCACTATCTCATCCGCGAGGACCGCTTCTGGCCCCAGATGCTGGATGCCGCCGGCTCGGCCCTGGTGGAAAGGGTGCTCGCGGAGAAGGGCATCGTATTGCACAAGGAGGAGGGGATCGAGGAGGTGCGGGGGAAGGATGGCCTGGTACGCGGCGTGCTCACCACCTCGGGCGGGGAACTGGAGGCCGACATGGTTGGGGTGGCCATCGGCGTGGTCTCCAACCTCGAGTTCCTGGAGGGCAGCGGGGTGGAGAGCGACCGCGGGGTCATCGTCGACGACCGCCTGCGCTCCAGCCTCCCCGACATCTACGCCGCCGGCGACGTGGCGCAAGCCCTGGACGTCGCCTCCGGCGAGCACCGCGTGGTCACCTCTTGGCTCAACGCCCAGCGGCAGGGGGAGGTGGCGGGGACCAACATGAGCGGAGGAGACGCGGCCCTGGAAGGGGTGGTGCCCTACAACGTCATCGTCATCTACAAGCTGCCGGTGGCCTGCATCGGGCTGGACCTGCCGCCCGACGAGGAGGGCTACGAGATCCTCACCGGGGACTATCCCAGGGACGGGAAATACCGCAAGCTGGTGCTGCGTGACGGCGTCCTGGTGGGCGCCACCTTCATCGGGGACATAGGCGAGGCGAGGTCCGCGGAGGAGCTCATCCGCAAGCGCGCCGACCTCTCTCCCTGGCGCGACCGCCTCTTCCGGGAGGACTTCAACCTTCGCCAGATCGCCTGA
- a CDS encoding ferredoxin family protein — protein sequence MGEPSDKRPVIDEDECTGCGLCVDECPNDVLELNDDDVAFVARPEDCDGCGTCAEECPSEAISME from the coding sequence ATGGGAGAGCCAAGCGACAAGAGGCCGGTCATCGACGAGGACGAGTGCACGGGTTGCGGGCTGTGCGTGGACGAGTGCCCCAACGACGTTCTTGAGCTAAACGACGACGACGTGGCCTTCGTGGCGCGTCCCGAGGATTGCGACGGCTGCGGCACCTGCGCCGAGGAGTGCCCCTCCGAGGCCATCTCCATGGAGTAA